A single window of Candidatus Eremiobacterota bacterium DNA harbors:
- a CDS encoding DUF1152 domain-containing protein produces MELGSLPLLERLSPCRSVLIAGAGGGFDVLAGVPLFEHLRSRGKRAYLASLSFSDLESARGRLVSPAVLEVRHDAGGNSSYFPERYLSEWYREKGQEVPVYCFKPSGAAVIRQAYEDLIGDLDIDALVLVDGGTDILMRGDEPELGTPFEDMASLAAAHTVALPVRLMVNLGFGVDFFHGVCHAYVLQAVADLTAQGAFLGAFSLLPSMPEFQAFTEAVDFISARMPGRESIVATSVAAAGKGCFGDHHSTDRTRGSRLFINPLMSMYWSFEVDGVARRCLYMDYLLETRDRWDMRRAIENYLSTVTPREWMNMPL; encoded by the coding sequence TTGGAGCTTGGATCCCTGCCTTTGCTCGAAAGACTCTCACCCTGCCGCTCGGTCCTCATCGCAGGAGCGGGAGGCGGATTTGATGTTCTGGCGGGAGTGCCCCTTTTTGAGCATTTAAGGAGCAGGGGGAAAAGAGCCTACCTGGCGAGCCTCTCCTTTTCCGACCTCGAGAGCGCCAGGGGGCGCCTCGTATCACCTGCCGTGCTGGAAGTCAGGCATGATGCCGGCGGCAATTCCTCTTACTTCCCGGAGCGCTATCTCTCGGAGTGGTACAGGGAGAAGGGCCAGGAAGTTCCCGTCTATTGCTTCAAGCCCTCGGGCGCTGCCGTGATCCGGCAGGCCTATGAGGACCTGATCGGCGATCTTGATATTGACGCCCTGGTGCTGGTGGACGGCGGAACTGACATCCTCATGCGCGGCGATGAACCCGAGCTGGGCACCCCTTTCGAGGATATGGCGAGCCTTGCGGCAGCCCATACAGTCGCTCTCCCCGTGAGACTGATGGTGAACCTGGGCTTCGGCGTGGACTTCTTTCATGGAGTATGCCATGCCTATGTGCTCCAGGCAGTGGCTGATCTCACGGCCCAGGGCGCATTCCTGGGGGCTTTTTCCCTCCTTCCCTCTATGCCTGAGTTCCAGGCTTTCACCGAGGCGGTGGACTTCATCTCCGCCAGGATGCCGGGGAGGGAGAGCATCGTGGCGACGTCCGTCGCTGCCGCGGGCAAGGGGTGCTTCGGCGATCACCATTCCACTGACCGAACCAGGGGAAGCCGCCTTTTCATCAACCCGCTGATGTCCATGTACTGGTCTTTTGAAGTGGACGGTGTGGCCCGCCGGTGCCTCTACATGGACTATCTGCTTGAAACGCGGGACCGCTGGGACATGCGCCGCGCCATCGAGAACTACCTCTCAACGGTGACGCCGAGGGAGTGGATGAATATGCCGTTGTAA
- a CDS encoding response regulator transcription factor, whose translation MRILLIDGDEASVNSVKEYLADQGIEVFTALTGDEGFEIISKEHLDLVVIDTMMADKEGLETLRHLTADHYDLPVIAYSDRGDEVDRILVLEMGADEFIEKSLSPREVLARLHAVARRIEKSRDIQPSSAGSNGLMLDLVKRHAFLKGERIRLSSIEFDILHIMVQHQGKVMSRERIMELSRGRELYALERSIDIQISRLRRKLEKQPGSPELIKTIWGVGYVFTGATE comes from the coding sequence ATGAGGATTCTGCTGATAGACGGTGATGAAGCATCGGTAAACTCCGTGAAAGAGTATCTTGCCGATCAGGGTATCGAGGTCTTCACGGCCCTCACCGGTGACGAGGGATTTGAAATCATCAGCAAGGAGCATCTCGATCTTGTGGTCATTGACACGATGATGGCTGACAAGGAAGGGCTCGAGACTTTAAGGCACCTCACTGCGGACCACTATGACCTTCCTGTAATTGCTTATTCCGACAGGGGTGACGAAGTGGACCGCATACTGGTCCTGGAGATGGGAGCCGACGAGTTCATCGAAAAGTCTCTCAGCCCGCGGGAGGTCCTGGCAAGGCTTCATGCCGTCGCCAGGCGGATTGAGAAATCCAGGGATATCCAGCCCTCATCGGCAGGCTCAAACGGGCTCATGCTCGACCTGGTCAAGAGGCACGCCTTTCTCAAGGGGGAGAGGATCAGGCTTTCCTCCATTGAATTCGACATTCTGCACATCATGGTCCAGCACCAGGGAAAAGTGATGTCCCGCGAGCGGATCATGGAGCTTTCAAGAGGCCGGGAGCTTTATGCCCTCGAGCGCTCCATAGACATCCAGATAAGCCGCCTGCGCAGGAAGCTGGAGAAACAGCCCGGGAGCCCCGAACTGATAAAGACCATATGGGGCGTGGGATATGTTTTCACCGGCGCTACAGAGTGA
- a CDS encoding Glu/Leu/Phe/Val dehydrogenase translates to MKLNVDIRGILEKTTNEIIINFPVRMDDGRIEVFTGYRVQHNNVLGPFKGGLRYHPMVDIDEVRALATWMTWKSAIAGIPFGGAKGGIELEPGKYTPHELERITRRFTFGLGNNIGPEYDIPAPDVNTNAQIMAWIVDTYTSTVPPHERQRCIHVVTGKPIESGGSIGRDKATGQGVVYLIEKWAEDHKFSLKGARYMVQGFGNVGSWAARLLKPFGAVLIAVEDVTGAVQNQGGIDPDELLCHVRARGGVKGYGKASPLGGEEFLSLKADIFIPAAMENQITAETGNLINVKLVAEGANGPTDPDGDTILREKGIDLIPDILCNAGGVIVSYFEWLQNKRSESWELDEVDEKLHRKMLHAYQKVSETAHTFETDWRTAAYIVALTRLETVYRERGIFP, encoded by the coding sequence ATGAAGCTCAATGTTGACATCAGAGGGATTCTGGAGAAGACGACCAATGAGATCATCATCAACTTCCCGGTCAGGATGGATGACGGCCGCATCGAAGTCTTCACGGGGTACCGCGTTCAGCACAACAACGTGCTGGGACCTTTCAAGGGGGGCCTGCGCTACCATCCCATGGTGGATATTGACGAAGTGAGGGCCCTTGCTACCTGGATGACCTGGAAATCGGCAATTGCCGGTATCCCCTTCGGCGGGGCAAAAGGCGGCATTGAGCTGGAGCCCGGGAAATATACGCCCCATGAGCTTGAAAGGATCACCAGGCGCTTCACCTTCGGCCTTGGGAATAATATCGGCCCCGAGTATGACATACCGGCGCCTGACGTCAACACTAATGCCCAGATCATGGCATGGATAGTTGACACCTATACTTCCACGGTGCCGCCCCATGAGAGGCAGCGCTGCATTCATGTGGTGACGGGAAAGCCCATCGAGTCGGGAGGCAGCATAGGCAGGGATAAGGCCACGGGCCAGGGAGTGGTCTATCTCATAGAGAAATGGGCCGAAGACCACAAGTTTTCCCTCAAGGGAGCCCGCTACATGGTGCAGGGCTTCGGAAACGTCGGATCATGGGCTGCCCGCCTCCTCAAGCCTTTTGGCGCGGTGCTCATTGCTGTCGAGGATGTGACGGGGGCCGTGCAGAACCAGGGCGGCATTGATCCGGACGAGCTTCTCTGCCATGTGCGCGCCAGGGGAGGAGTGAAGGGCTATGGGAAGGCAAGCCCCCTCGGAGGAGAGGAGTTCCTCTCCCTGAAGGCCGATATATTCATCCCTGCAGCGATGGAAAACCAGATCACGGCGGAAACAGGCAATCTCATCAACGTAAAGCTCGTTGCCGAGGGAGCCAACGGCCCCACTGATCCTGACGGCGATACCATCCTCAGGGAAAAAGGCATTGACCTGATTCCTGACATCCTCTGCAACGCGGGAGGCGTAATCGTGAGCTATTTCGAATGGCTCCAGAACAAGCGTAGCGAGAGCTGGGAGCTTGACGAGGTTGATGAAAAGCTCCACCGCAAGATGCTCCATGCCTACCAGAAGGTCAGTGAGACCGCACACACCTTTGAGACTGACTGGAGAACAGCGGCCTATATTGTGGCTCTCACAAGACTTGAGACAGTTTACAGGGAAAGAGGGATATTTCCTTAA
- a CDS encoding sigma-54 dependent transcriptional regulator: MSTEGIRIMVVDDALDTREVIERNLSSAGHRVYSASSVHEAIELLKATEFDLVITDLKMPRVSGLDLIRYVRENHRDMEIMMITGYPSIEGAVNAVKTGAEEYLAKPFTDEELFSAVGRLVERHHVKMMLRKGKEGSLPAFQGLIGESESMRKVFSVILKAAATSATVLVHGESGTGKELVARAIHYQSPRASSPFVPVNCGAIPETLMESELFGHVKGAFTGATESRAGFFQTADGGTIFLDEIGNTSPAMQARLLRVLQDGEVCMVGSSRPRKVDVRIVAATNKELGTLVQKSLFREDLFFRLNVVSIKMPPLRERGDDIIILSRHFARRFAREIGRKGEPLLSHGLLRVLRGYSWPGNVRELENIMQQLLVLSESDELVVPDLPAHMRYTVPQGEMVEKTLAELEHEHIAKTLAHAGGNKTRAAEILGIDRKTLREKLKKYGLEKDVQAH, encoded by the coding sequence ATGAGCACAGAAGGCATAAGAATCATGGTCGTGGATGATGCCCTCGACACCAGGGAAGTGATAGAGAGAAACCTTTCATCGGCTGGCCACAGGGTTTATTCAGCCTCATCGGTACATGAGGCCATAGAGCTTCTTAAGGCAACAGAGTTTGATCTTGTGATCACGGATCTCAAAATGCCCCGGGTGAGCGGCCTTGATCTCATCCGCTACGTGAGGGAGAACCACCGGGACATGGAGATAATGATGATCACAGGCTACCCTTCAATAGAGGGAGCCGTCAATGCAGTGAAGACAGGGGCAGAGGAATACCTGGCAAAGCCCTTCACCGATGAAGAGCTCTTCTCGGCCGTCGGAAGGCTTGTCGAGAGACATCATGTGAAGATGATGCTCAGGAAAGGCAAGGAGGGGAGCCTCCCGGCCTTCCAGGGCCTTATCGGCGAGTCGGAGTCAATGAGGAAGGTCTTTTCGGTGATCCTGAAGGCTGCAGCCACCTCCGCGACAGTGCTTGTCCACGGGGAAAGCGGCACGGGCAAGGAGCTTGTTGCAAGGGCGATTCACTACCAGAGCCCCAGGGCTTCGTCGCCTTTTGTGCCTGTCAACTGCGGCGCAATCCCCGAGACCCTCATGGAGAGCGAGCTGTTCGGCCATGTGAAGGGCGCTTTCACAGGAGCCACTGAGTCAAGGGCGGGATTCTTCCAGACTGCCGACGGGGGCACGATCTTTCTCGATGAAATCGGCAATACGAGCCCCGCCATGCAGGCCAGGCTTCTCAGGGTGCTCCAGGATGGCGAGGTATGCATGGTGGGATCAAGCCGCCCAAGAAAGGTTGACGTGCGCATAGTGGCAGCCACCAACAAGGAGCTGGGGACGCTCGTCCAGAAAAGCCTTTTCAGGGAGGATCTCTTTTTCCGGCTCAATGTCGTGAGCATCAAAATGCCGCCGCTGCGCGAGAGAGGTGATGACATCATCATACTCTCCCGTCATTTTGCCCGGCGCTTCGCCAGGGAAATAGGGAGAAAGGGGGAGCCTCTCCTCTCCCATGGCCTCCTCAGGGTCCTCAGGGGATACTCATGGCCAGGGAATGTCCGCGAGCTTGAGAATATCATGCAGCAGCTCCTTGTCCTCTCGGAAAGCGATGAGCTTGTGGTGCCCGATCTCCCAGCCCACATGCGCTATACCGTGCCTCAGGGAGAAATGGTGGAAAAGACCCTCGCTGAGCTTGAACATGAGCATATCGCCAAGACCCTCGCCCATGCGGGAGGAAATAAGACCAGGGCGGCGGAGATACTGGGGATTGACAGGAAGACTCTGAGGGAGAAGCTGAAGAAGTACGGATTGGAAAAAGACGTGCAGGCCCATTGA
- a CDS encoding ATP-binding protein → MASRMIKHTASDLQKKRLPSDLRGLTRKILSSAHRGLSRSEFLRELSVHLLSIREWTMAGFWLREKERLYAGVGWRGETFNFEFGTVAYREGALSPAFYQAGDELELIAAFLGYGAIPVRMAAERKGALTIIRHGSGSAWSALLPLAPFGDIQGVLVLKSPVKKAFTTRSAGFFDDLASMVAMGLMSRRVQVALRERVKELTCLYGIAKIVSRHDISLPRLLRCIASLLPPAMLNPEIASARVSLDGEEFRTRTFSESPFRLRSYIDAGGERRGFVEVLYEKAPQELDEGPFLREERKLLDAVAREITLVIDRKRIEDDRSRAEVQLRHADRLATIGQLAAGVAHELNEPLGSILGFAQLAQKSRNLPQALESDMERIVNASLNAREIVRKLLFFARQMPPAKSQVSLNTIVDEGLFFCSSRCARAGIELVTELSPDLPLITADRGQIHQVIVNLAVNALQAMPGGGSLTVRTAREGEWALLAIEDTGPGIDASVLPKIFIPFFTTKDVNEGTGLGLSVVHGIITAHDGIIHVTSTPGKGTRFEVRLPLGEGRGAAQ, encoded by the coding sequence ATGGCTTCCCGGATGATAAAGCACACTGCATCAGACCTGCAGAAAAAGAGGCTCCCCTCTGATTTAAGGGGCCTTACCAGGAAGATTCTCTCAAGCGCCCACCGCGGCCTCTCCCGGAGCGAATTCCTCAGGGAGCTTTCAGTGCATCTCCTTTCCATCAGGGAATGGACTATGGCGGGATTCTGGCTGAGGGAGAAGGAGAGGCTTTACGCAGGGGTGGGATGGCGGGGGGAGACCTTCAACTTTGAGTTCGGGACCGTTGCATACAGGGAAGGAGCTCTTTCCCCGGCATTTTATCAAGCCGGAGATGAGCTGGAGCTTATTGCCGCATTTCTCGGTTATGGAGCCATCCCGGTGAGAATGGCCGCTGAGAGGAAGGGAGCCCTCACGATTATCCGCCATGGAAGCGGCTCAGCGTGGTCGGCACTGCTGCCTCTTGCTCCCTTCGGCGATATCCAGGGAGTGCTTGTCCTGAAAAGCCCTGTGAAAAAAGCATTCACCACCAGATCCGCGGGCTTTTTTGACGATCTTGCCTCAATGGTGGCCATGGGTCTTATGAGCCGCCGTGTTCAGGTGGCACTCCGCGAAAGGGTGAAGGAGCTTACATGCCTTTATGGCATCGCAAAAATAGTCTCGCGCCATGATATTTCCCTCCCGCGCCTTCTCCGGTGCATTGCTTCTCTCCTCCCCCCGGCGATGCTCAATCCGGAGATTGCATCGGCACGCGTGTCGCTTGATGGGGAAGAATTCAGGACAAGGACCTTCAGTGAGTCGCCTTTCCGCCTGCGTTCATACATAGATGCAGGGGGGGAGCGCCGGGGATTCGTGGAGGTCCTCTATGAAAAGGCACCGCAGGAGCTCGACGAGGGGCCTTTTCTCAGGGAGGAGCGCAAGCTCCTTGATGCCGTTGCCCGCGAGATAACCCTGGTGATCGACAGGAAGAGGATTGAGGATGACCGGTCCCGGGCTGAAGTGCAGCTCCGTCATGCCGACAGGCTTGCCACCATAGGCCAGCTTGCAGCAGGCGTCGCCCATGAGCTCAATGAGCCCCTTGGAAGCATCCTGGGCTTTGCCCAGCTTGCCCAGAAGAGCAGGAATCTTCCACAGGCCCTTGAAAGCGACATGGAGCGGATTGTCAATGCCTCCCTCAATGCCCGCGAGATTGTCCGCAAGCTCCTCTTTTTCGCGAGGCAGATGCCGCCTGCCAAGAGCCAGGTAAGCCTGAACACCATTGTCGATGAAGGGCTCTTCTTCTGCTCATCGCGCTGCGCGAGGGCGGGAATTGAGCTGGTAACAGAGCTTTCACCGGACCTGCCGCTCATCACTGCTGACAGAGGGCAGATTCACCAGGTCATTGTGAACCTTGCGGTGAACGCTCTCCAGGCCATGCCGGGAGGCGGGAGCCTCACCGTAAGAACCGCCCGGGAGGGGGAGTGGGCCTTGCTTGCCATAGAGGATACGGGTCCCGGAATAGACGCCTCGGTGCTCCCCAAGATATTCATCCCCTTTTTCACGACAAAGGATGTGAACGAGGGGACAGGTCTTGGCCTTTCAGTGGTCCATGGCATCATCACTGCCCATGATGGCATCATACACGTCACGAGCACCCCTGGAAAGGGAACGAGATTTGAAGTAAGGCTTCCCCTCGGAGAGGGGAGAGGAGCGGCACAATGA
- a CDS encoding endonuclease/exonuclease/phosphatase family protein: MSISPVHQNRHSHEVHRGHHKKHHKEQQHVNADSVSLGGQQESSPGKELQDMKRELGRASQAEKAPPLGTTSVDIAGKEKVTIGTFNVNWLGGEAAVDMKPRSDRDYQDIASIIKDSGADIMGLEEVGSEEALDRIISNLPGFDYVIGTTGVRGGGKSQRLAVIYNAEKVQCDKSSMEEIREVMVPELAGEGRLRAPLAVKMKAGEFDFTLVVCHMKARFDDKAKKIRSAQAGKLNEWITEKVQSGKEKDVIVVGDFNDFLDSPPLKKMDSQIYFVTQEAARKGEASNIKWNSLIDQIGVTSRAGGAKENFIERSVFLPDIGPYPSFVERISDHRPVVASFRSDSDAQ, translated from the coding sequence ATGAGCATATCACCAGTCCACCAGAACAGGCATTCTCATGAGGTCCACAGGGGCCATCATAAAAAGCACCACAAGGAGCAGCAGCACGTCAACGCCGACAGCGTCAGCCTGGGAGGGCAGCAGGAAAGCTCTCCGGGAAAAGAGCTCCAGGATATGAAGAGGGAGCTTGGCAGGGCTTCACAGGCAGAGAAGGCGCCTCCCCTGGGAACCACGTCGGTGGACATTGCCGGGAAAGAGAAGGTAACCATCGGGACCTTCAACGTCAACTGGCTGGGAGGCGAGGCCGCTGTCGATATGAAGCCGAGAAGTGACAGGGACTACCAGGATATTGCCTCTATCATCAAGGACTCGGGCGCCGATATCATGGGCCTTGAAGAGGTGGGCTCCGAAGAGGCCCTCGACAGGATTATCAGCAATCTCCCGGGATTCGACTACGTGATAGGCACCACCGGTGTAAGGGGCGGCGGAAAATCCCAGCGCCTCGCGGTGATATACAACGCCGAGAAAGTCCAGTGCGACAAGTCCTCGATGGAGGAGATAAGGGAGGTCATGGTTCCGGAGCTCGCCGGCGAAGGGCGCCTCAGGGCTCCCCTCGCCGTGAAGATGAAAGCCGGCGAGTTCGATTTCACCCTCGTGGTCTGCCACATGAAGGCCCGCTTTGATGACAAGGCAAAGAAGATCCGCAGTGCCCAGGCGGGAAAGCTGAACGAGTGGATCACCGAAAAGGTCCAGAGCGGCAAGGAAAAGGATGTCATAGTCGTCGGCGATTTCAACGATTTTCTGGACAGCCCTCCCCTCAAAAAGATGGACAGCCAGATCTACTTCGTGACGCAGGAAGCCGCCCGGAAAGGCGAAGCTTCAAATATCAAGTGGAACTCCCTCATTGACCAGATAGGCGTTACAAGCAGGGCTGGCGGCGCGAAGGAAAACTTCATCGAGAGGTCGGTCTTTCTCCCCGACATCGGGCCCTACCCCAGCTTCGTCGAGAGAATCTCGGACCACAGGCCCGTGGTGGCCTCATTCAGGTCCGACAGCGACGCCCAATAG
- a CDS encoding phosphatidylserine/phosphatidylglycerophosphate/cardiolipin synthase family protein, whose translation MDLSPISPRKLTAATAASKPAPPPEAPAGPPGDSFQPGRQEVKKPIEKAPRPAGTEGPAAATPQAGSPGSSAELAEKLEGYVAKILSDPQAEAEMIQMLAGLNASGQLRPVLQKVAEMAAQSGNLPPMPDQKRKEMADQLAGMIDAELRSHGMTPGTSGQVYQNWETLSKEHLAQVQNSQVPPRGPGSPSCFTEPAFVRELEVLQGAPFRQGNRITPLIDGPASFAERDRLIDGATRSIHLMSWAFYDDETGWEAAHKLAAKHKEGVDVQIVVDGQVAERSPHRETLKFLEEQGVKITRWRDGEHPYNGQHRKVMIVDGKAAVAGGLNVGNFYSHKGPAEGPKWRDTDVLIEGPAVADCERLFASVSGREENPQVPQPEGGARAAVVNHVPGADAHIMLATLKAIEGASESIDIENAYYIETPGIKKALTDALARGVHVRILTNSAQSVDEQIVTAPILRSLPALVSAGAEVYLKKGDTLHSKFLVVDGIYCSVGSYNLHPRSERYEGEMTVNTLDAQAAGALTRAFEKDIEKAEKVLSADQVQVPENALTMLVSRYFFDQL comes from the coding sequence ATGGACCTTTCTCCAATATCACCCCGGAAGCTTACGGCCGCCACTGCGGCTTCAAAGCCCGCGCCCCCGCCTGAAGCGCCTGCCGGACCTCCCGGCGACAGCTTCCAGCCCGGCCGGCAGGAAGTGAAAAAGCCCATTGAGAAGGCGCCTCGCCCGGCAGGGACAGAGGGCCCCGCAGCAGCCACGCCCCAGGCAGGAAGCCCCGGGAGCAGCGCCGAGCTCGCCGAGAAGCTGGAGGGCTATGTCGCGAAAATCCTGAGCGATCCCCAGGCCGAGGCCGAGATGATACAGATGCTGGCAGGTCTTAACGCCTCGGGGCAGCTGAGGCCTGTCCTTCAGAAAGTGGCGGAAATGGCCGCACAGTCAGGCAACCTGCCCCCCATGCCTGACCAGAAGAGAAAAGAGATGGCGGACCAGCTTGCAGGCATGATAGATGCCGAGCTCCGCTCCCATGGCATGACGCCCGGAACAAGCGGCCAGGTATACCAGAACTGGGAGACCTTGAGCAAGGAGCACCTCGCGCAGGTCCAGAACTCCCAGGTCCCCCCCCGGGGCCCCGGCTCGCCGAGCTGCTTCACCGAGCCCGCCTTCGTGAGAGAGCTTGAAGTGCTCCAGGGGGCACCCTTCCGCCAGGGAAACAGGATCACCCCCCTCATAGACGGGCCCGCATCGTTTGCCGAGAGAGACCGGCTCATTGACGGCGCCACCAGATCCATTCACCTCATGTCATGGGCTTTTTATGACGACGAGACTGGATGGGAGGCAGCGCACAAGCTCGCCGCCAAGCACAAGGAAGGCGTGGATGTGCAGATCGTGGTTGACGGCCAGGTGGCAGAACGGTCGCCCCACAGGGAGACACTGAAATTCCTTGAGGAGCAGGGAGTCAAAATCACGCGCTGGCGCGATGGCGAGCACCCTTACAATGGACAGCACCGCAAGGTGATGATCGTCGATGGGAAAGCCGCGGTGGCCGGCGGCCTCAACGTGGGGAACTTCTACAGCCACAAAGGGCCTGCCGAGGGTCCCAAGTGGCGCGATACCGACGTGCTTATCGAAGGCCCCGCTGTTGCAGACTGCGAGCGCCTCTTCGCCTCGGTCTCAGGCAGGGAGGAAAACCCCCAGGTTCCTCAGCCGGAAGGGGGAGCCCGCGCAGCCGTGGTGAACCACGTGCCCGGTGCGGATGCTCATATCATGCTCGCCACTCTGAAAGCGATAGAGGGAGCCTCGGAATCCATTGACATCGAAAATGCTTACTATATCGAGACGCCGGGGATCAAGAAGGCTCTTACGGACGCCCTCGCGAGAGGGGTGCATGTCCGTATCCTCACCAACTCGGCTCAGAGCGTCGATGAACAGATAGTGACCGCTCCCATTCTCAGGAGCCTTCCCGCCCTGGTATCTGCCGGCGCCGAGGTTTACCTGAAGAAGGGCGATACGCTCCACAGCAAATTCCTTGTTGTTGACGGGATTTACTGCTCCGTGGGAAGCTATAACCTCCATCCCCGCTCGGAGCGCTACGAAGGCGAGATGACGGTGAACACCCTCGATGCCCAGGCGGCAGGTGCCCTTACCAGGGCTTTCGAGAAGGACATTGAAAAAGCAGAAAAGGTCCTCTCGGCGGACCAGGTACAAGTGCCGGAAAATGCCCTTACCATGCTGGTAAGCCGCTATTTCTTCGACCAGTTGTAG
- a CDS encoding FAD-binding protein: MPHPEKNPLFDVAIIGAGPAGATLARLIGKSHRTLLVDSRSLRSSPLAASREKCCGGLLSPDAQNMLARMGLGVPLSVLVGPQLFTVRTIDLERSRERFYQRHYINVDREAFDRYLLSLIPEEVDIRCPALLKSLKEEGDGVSLTFRDSTGTFREKARVVVGADGAWSRVRRHITGGKDGIPLYIAIQEWNPVPETPPYFSVVFNRHVTDFYGWTIPKEDRILIGAALRPGSDAWRRFRMLKEMLCGLRLGNLAREKTRGAFIARPLKASHLLTGRAPLFLIGEAAGFISPTSAEGLSFAFRSALAMGEALQRIDNGLMSRYKSECRSLITTIRLKFLKLPFMYNPYLRSLVMASGLKSMKLCRDL; this comes from the coding sequence ATGCCACACCCGGAGAAAAATCCCCTCTTCGACGTGGCGATTATCGGAGCCGGTCCTGCCGGCGCCACCCTGGCGCGCCTCATCGGGAAAAGCCACAGGACTCTCCTCGTTGACAGCCGCAGCCTCAGGAGCTCTCCCCTGGCCGCCTCCCGTGAAAAATGCTGCGGGGGCCTCCTTTCCCCCGATGCCCAGAACATGCTCGCAAGGATGGGCCTCGGCGTGCCGCTGAGTGTCCTTGTGGGCCCCCAGCTTTTTACCGTGCGGACCATTGACCTGGAGCGCTCCAGGGAGCGCTTTTACCAGAGGCACTACATCAACGTTGACAGGGAAGCCTTTGACCGTTACCTGCTGTCATTGATCCCTGAAGAGGTAGATATCCGCTGCCCTGCCCTTCTCAAGTCCCTGAAGGAGGAAGGGGATGGAGTCTCCCTCACGTTCCGCGACAGCACTGGAACATTTCGAGAAAAGGCCCGGGTTGTCGTGGGCGCCGACGGGGCCTGGTCCAGGGTGCGGCGCCATATCACCGGGGGAAAGGATGGAATCCCCCTCTATATCGCCATCCAGGAGTGGAATCCCGTTCCCGAGACACCTCCCTATTTTTCCGTGGTCTTTAACCGCCACGTCACCGATTTTTACGGCTGGACCATCCCCAAGGAGGACAGGATTCTCATCGGCGCCGCGCTCAGGCCGGGCAGCGATGCCTGGCGGCGCTTCCGGATGCTTAAGGAGATGCTCTGCGGCCTCAGGCTTGGGAACCTGGCGAGGGAAAAAACCAGGGGCGCCTTTATTGCACGCCCCCTCAAGGCTTCCCACCTTCTGACCGGGAGGGCTCCCCTGTTCCTCATCGGCGAGGCGGCGGGATTCATAAGCCCCACTTCCGCCGAAGGCCTGAGCTTCGCCTTCCGGAGTGCCCTTGCCATGGGCGAGGCACTTCAGCGCATCGACAATGGGCTCATGTCCCGGTACAAATCAGAGTGCCGCTCTCTTATCACCACGATACGCCTCAAATTTCTCAAGCTCCCTTTCATGTACAACCCATATCTGCGCTCTCTCGTTATGGCTTCAGGGCTGAAGTCCATGAAGCTCTGCAGGGATCTGTGA
- a CDS encoding radical SAM protein, translating into MKRKVRTLLEFTGSHGLDQRQSYELLLKLSLCEEGTRGGKVPRPLFVTIDPVNACNLKCRWCNADFLLRQKTRMISRDTLYSLIDFLLTWDDGVDAVTFSGGGEPLVHPQFAGVLEKCLQRSLITGISTNGVKIGDYAELISRCHWVGVSVDAGSGALMKELKGYDYFDGIMESLRRLTELSRKKRRPLTEKPLGCGVLFRYLVSRENVHELALAARKAKEAGCGSFYYRPASLPWHRREEASPGDEGLGGMEELFLEEAARAGALEDRDFRIWGYTDTPPRTGRTCRELLSTALFMPALEGSEDEFDLGLCYDRRGDEKLLLGKSLKSPRDAAALWGSGRHRDMVESIDTACCPRCPR; encoded by the coding sequence ATGAAAAGAAAAGTGAGAACGCTGCTTGAGTTCACCGGAAGCCATGGGCTTGACCAGCGGCAGTCCTATGAGCTGCTCTTGAAGCTCTCGCTCTGTGAAGAAGGCACCAGGGGAGGGAAGGTGCCAAGGCCCCTCTTTGTCACCATCGACCCGGTGAATGCATGCAACCTGAAATGCCGGTGGTGCAACGCAGACTTCCTGCTCAGGCAGAAAACCCGGATGATCTCGAGAGACACCCTGTACTCCCTCATCGATTTTCTTCTCACATGGGATGACGGAGTTGACGCCGTGACTTTCAGCGGCGGCGGCGAGCCCCTGGTCCATCCCCAGTTTGCCGGGGTCCTTGAAAAGTGCCTGCAGCGCTCCCTGATAACAGGAATCTCCACCAACGGGGTGAAAATCGGTGATTATGCCGAGCTCATCTCGCGCTGCCACTGGGTGGGCGTCTCAGTCGATGCAGGATCGGGAGCCCTGATGAAGGAGCTCAAAGGCTATGATTATTTTGACGGGATCATGGAAAGCCTGAGGAGGCTCACCGAGCTCAGCAGGAAGAAGCGCAGGCCTCTCACGGAAAAGCCCCTGGGGTGCGGCGTGCTCTTCCGCTACCTTGTGAGCCGTGAGAACGTCCACGAGCTTGCCCTGGCGGCACGGAAGGCCAAGGAGGCGGGATGCGGAAGCTTCTACTACAGGCCGGCGTCCCTTCCCTGGCACAGGAGGGAGGAAGCCTCCCCCGGTGATGAGGGGCTCGGCGGCATGGAAGAGCTGTTTCTCGAGGAGGCGGCCAGGGCAGGTGCACTTGAAGACAGGGACTTCAGGATATGGGGATATACCGACACTCCGCCCAGGACGGGGAGGACCTGCAGGGAGCTGCTGTCAACGGCACTCTTCATGCCGGCCCTGGAGGGCAGCGAGGATGAGTTTGACCTGGGCCTCTGCTATGACAGGCGGGGCGATGAGAAGCTCCTGCTGGGAAAGTCACTGAAATCTCCCCGCGATGCCGCGGCACTGTGGGGAAGCGGGAGGCACCGGGATATGGTGGAAAGCATTGATACCGCCTGCTGTCCCCGCTGCCCCCGTTGA